The window TTCTCCATGCATTCCTGAAATCGTCTTCTGCTTGCGGATTTTCATGACTTATCCAACACAGCAGCTTAAACAGGTGATTTTGCAATATACCATTGACAGCACACCAAGCAGGTCTTGATGAGCTCCCTAGTGAGTTTTCTTCCCCCAAATCCCCTCCCGCTCGATCTCGAACCACTCCGCATCCTCCACCAGCGTGCCCGGCACCCAGCAGATTTTGCATCTGCTCAGTCTGCATCCAAACGCATCGCTTCTCCTGGTGTCAGTCTGTCTTCCCACCAGAGGCTCTATCTCGCCCCTTCCTCTTAAATCATTTGCGGGCGTGTGGGCCAGAACAGGCTCAGATCCCTTGACTCTTACCAGTGGGCGCTCGCCATCGAGTCTGTACCTCTCCGGAGCATTTTCCTCCGTTTGGAATTCCAGGCAACAAAGTCGCCCGAACCCGTAACGCCGTTCGCCGCCGATCTGGAGATCTCCGAGCCAGGCAAGCCA of the Methanothrix sp. genome contains:
- a CDS encoding RAMP superfamily CRISPR-associated protein encodes the protein VAEFERRYLSAHVTTALDASTTSAEEGGLHEVEFIAPYRQDGSRTLIGGLVFLDDDAKAVLGDEENWLAWLGDLQIGGERRYGFGRLCCLEFQTEENAPERYRLDGERPLVRVKGSEPVLAHTPANDLRGRGEIEPLVGRQTDTRRSDAFGCRLSRCKICWVPGTLVEDAEWFEIEREGIWGKKTH